The following proteins come from a genomic window of Synechococcus sp. NB0720_010:
- the hoxU gene encoding bidirectional hydrogenase complex protein HoxU, producing the protein MSIVTLRIDDRDVAVSSGTTLLAAIRSEGLSVPTLCALEGVSAVAACRLCLVALEGTEKLQAACVTSVQEGMRVKTNTPQLEEIRRSVIEMLFTEGNHVCAICVANGDCELQDLAVQVGMDHSRLPYRFPERSVDLSHARFGLDHNRCILCTRCVRVCDEVEGAHVWDVGWRGEQCQIISGLAEPWGEVQACTDCGKCVEVCPTGALFHKGDNSAEKHGHPERLQALVEARTHQHWQP; encoded by the coding sequence ATGAGCATCGTCACCCTGCGCATTGACGACCGCGATGTAGCGGTCTCATCCGGAACGACTCTCTTGGCGGCCATCCGCTCCGAGGGCCTCTCCGTTCCCACCCTTTGCGCTCTCGAGGGGGTGTCAGCGGTGGCGGCCTGCCGTCTCTGCCTGGTGGCGCTGGAAGGAACAGAGAAGCTGCAGGCCGCTTGTGTCACCAGTGTGCAGGAGGGGATGAGGGTCAAGACCAACACCCCGCAATTGGAGGAGATCCGACGTTCGGTGATCGAAATGCTGTTCACCGAGGGGAACCATGTCTGTGCGATCTGTGTCGCCAATGGGGATTGTGAACTTCAGGACCTGGCGGTGCAGGTGGGCATGGATCACAGCCGCCTCCCCTATCGATTTCCAGAGCGGTCAGTGGATCTTTCCCACGCGCGATTTGGCTTGGATCACAACCGCTGCATTCTCTGCACCCGTTGCGTTCGGGTATGCGATGAAGTGGAGGGCGCCCACGTCTGGGATGTGGGCTGGCGGGGCGAGCAGTGCCAGATCATCTCCGGCCTGGCTGAGCCCTGGGGGGAGGTCCAGGCCTGCACCGATTGCGGCAAGTGCGTGGAGGTCTGCCCCACCGGTGCCCTCTTCCACAAGGGGGACAACAGCGCAGAAAAGCACGGTCATCCAGAGCGGCTCCAGGCCCTGGTCGAGGCACGCACCCATCAGCACTGGCAGCCATGA
- a CDS encoding oxidoreductase — MSTSSPRKRLATVWLAGCSGCHMSFLDLDEWLLELAEQADIVYSPVGSDQKLYPTNVDIALVEGGVANEDNLELLLQVRANSQILVSFGDCAITANVPGMRNMLQGADPVLRRGYLDLADSSAQRPHAPGLIPELLDRVLPVHELVAVEMFLPGCPPSAAQIRSALEALLQDQRPPLQANREIRFG; from the coding sequence ATGAGCACCTCCTCCCCCCGCAAGCGTCTGGCCACGGTTTGGTTGGCGGGTTGTTCGGGCTGCCATATGTCGTTTCTCGATCTCGATGAATGGCTCCTGGAGCTCGCCGAGCAAGCCGACATCGTCTACAGCCCGGTGGGATCGGACCAGAAGCTCTATCCCACAAATGTCGACATCGCCCTCGTGGAGGGAGGGGTCGCCAACGAGGACAACCTGGAACTGCTGCTGCAGGTGAGGGCCAACTCACAAATCCTGGTGAGCTTTGGCGATTGCGCCATCACGGCCAACGTCCCAGGGATGCGCAACATGCTCCAGGGCGCCGATCCCGTGCTCCGGCGCGGCTACCTGGATCTAGCCGACAGCAGCGCCCAACGCCCCCATGCACCAGGTCTCATCCCTGAGCTCCTCGATCGGGTCCTGCCAGTCCATGAGTTGGTCGCCGTGGAGATGTTCCTGCCGGGATGTCCGCCCAGTGCGGCGCAGATCCGATCAGCGCTAGAGGCACTGCTGCAGGATCAGCGGCCTCCGCTCCAGGCCAACCGGGAGATCCGTTTTGGCTGA
- a CDS encoding Ni/Fe hydrogenase subunit alpha — MAEASQQRRRIQIDPVTRIEGHAKISIQLDASGAVETARFHVTEYRGFETFCEGRPFTEMAAITARICGICPVSHLLTAAKTGDKILGVSIPPTAEKLRRLMNLAQITQSHALSFFHLSSPDFLLGWNSDPARRNIFGLIAANPDLARSGIRLRQFGQGVIEALGGRKIHAAWAVPGGVRSPLAIETRDQIRAGLPEAFAVVEQGLRVFKELLDRQLREELEVFGHFPSLFVGLIGHGDRWEHTSGSLCQGIRVIDSQGGVLADGLREDDYASFIAEAVEPWSYLKFPYYRPLGLEAGSYRVGPLARLNLCTRIGTERADRELLEFRQRGGRVVTASFLYHLARLVEILACLEQMEQLMDDPELCSPHVRARAEVNCLEAVGVSEAPRGTLLHHYRVDANGLIEKVNLIIATGQNNGAMNRTVTQIARHYLTPTQTQAAQLNEALLNRIEAGIRCFDPCLSCSTHAAGAMPLQVQLLSAEGDLLQELTRE, encoded by the coding sequence TTGGCTGAAGCGAGCCAGCAACGGCGCCGGATTCAGATCGATCCAGTGACCCGAATCGAAGGTCACGCCAAGATCTCGATCCAGCTCGATGCCTCGGGGGCGGTGGAGACGGCCCGCTTCCACGTCACTGAATACCGCGGTTTTGAGACGTTCTGCGAGGGCAGACCCTTCACCGAGATGGCCGCCATCACGGCCCGGATCTGCGGGATCTGTCCGGTCAGTCATCTGCTGACCGCAGCCAAAACCGGAGACAAGATCCTCGGGGTCTCGATCCCCCCTACGGCGGAGAAGCTGCGCCGCCTCATGAACTTGGCGCAGATCACCCAATCGCACGCCCTGTCCTTCTTTCACCTCAGCAGTCCCGATTTCCTCTTGGGCTGGAACAGTGATCCGGCACGACGCAACATCTTTGGTCTGATCGCGGCGAACCCTGATCTGGCCCGCAGTGGAATCCGCCTACGTCAATTCGGCCAGGGCGTCATCGAGGCCTTGGGGGGGCGCAAAATCCATGCCGCCTGGGCCGTCCCGGGGGGAGTACGCAGCCCGTTAGCGATCGAGACCCGCGATCAAATCCGAGCCGGACTGCCCGAGGCCTTCGCCGTTGTCGAGCAGGGGCTGAGGGTGTTCAAAGAGTTGCTCGATCGTCAACTGCGTGAAGAACTCGAGGTCTTTGGCCACTTTCCCTCGCTCTTTGTGGGGTTGATCGGCCATGGCGATCGCTGGGAGCACACCAGTGGATCCCTCTGCCAGGGCATCCGGGTCATCGATAGCCAAGGTGGCGTGCTTGCCGATGGCTTGCGGGAAGACGACTACGCCTCCTTCATCGCCGAAGCGGTGGAACCTTGGAGCTACCTCAAATTCCCCTACTACCGGCCCTTAGGCCTGGAGGCCGGGAGTTATCGCGTCGGCCCCCTGGCCCGGCTGAACCTCTGCACGCGGATTGGCACGGAACGGGCCGATCGCGAGTTGCTGGAGTTCCGCCAACGGGGGGGGCGCGTGGTGACGGCCTCGTTCCTCTATCACCTGGCTCGCTTGGTGGAGATCCTGGCCTGCCTTGAGCAGATGGAGCAGCTGATGGATGATCCCGAGCTGTGCTCCCCCCACGTGCGCGCCCGAGCAGAGGTCAACTGCCTGGAGGCCGTGGGCGTGAGTGAGGCACCCCGCGGCACCCTGCTGCACCACTACCGGGTGGATGCCAATGGGCTGATTGAGAAGGTGAATCTGATCATTGCCACCGGCCAGAACAACGGGGCGATGAATCGCACGGTGACCCAGATCGCCAGGCATTACCTCACCCCAACGCAGACCCAGGCGGCCCAGCTCAACGAGGCACTGCTCAACCGCATCGAAGCGGGGATTCGTTGCTTCGATCCGTGCCTGTCCTGCAGCACACATGCCGCAGGAGCCATGCCCCTGCAGGTGCAGCTGTTGAGTGCAGAGGGAGATCTACTCCAGGAGCTGACACGCGAATGA
- a CDS encoding hydrogenase maturation nickel metallochaperone HypA — MHELALIDELCRIAQQAARDQGASTIHSLLLRIGNLSGVDAEALRQAFAVVATAPPWSSTRLELEVVRTRCFCAHCREAFRPTDLIHQCSRCGALSIDVLEGRELELVSMEVS; from the coding sequence ATGCATGAGTTAGCGCTGATCGATGAGCTCTGCCGCATCGCCCAACAGGCGGCCAGGGATCAGGGAGCCAGCACGATCCATTCGCTCCTGTTGCGAATCGGCAACCTCTCCGGCGTGGATGCGGAAGCGTTGCGTCAGGCCTTTGCCGTGGTGGCGACAGCCCCCCCCTGGAGCAGCACTCGTCTTGAGCTGGAGGTGGTGAGAACCCGTTGTTTCTGCGCTCACTGCCGCGAGGCCTTTCGGCCAACGGATCTGATTCATCAGTGCAGCCGCTGCGGTGCGCTCTCCATCGACGTTCTCGAGGGCCGCGAGCTTGAGCTGGTTTCGATGGAGGTCTCCTGA
- the hypB gene encoding hydrogenase nickel incorporation protein HypB — MCGQCGCEQGAPLTPEPTRIVLQRNLLERNEQQALHNRIHFERHGLLAVNLVSAPGSGKTALLEQLARQWPRPPIGVIVGDLATDNDAQRLKSAGARSVQIQTGDLCHLEADLVARAFDQLETRGMDLLMIENVGNLVCPTAFALGEHLRIALISVTEGEDKPLKYPTLFKSVDAVLINKIDLEEVVGFDRRAALANLRDTAPQAEVFAISARSGVGVEAVMAWLQDEQRN; from the coding sequence ATGTGTGGCCAGTGCGGCTGTGAGCAGGGTGCTCCACTCACACCAGAGCCAACGCGGATCGTTCTCCAACGCAACCTGCTGGAGCGCAATGAGCAACAGGCCTTGCACAACCGAATCCACTTCGAGCGACACGGTTTGCTCGCGGTGAATCTGGTCTCCGCACCGGGATCAGGCAAGACCGCCTTGCTCGAGCAGCTGGCGCGCCAGTGGCCGCGACCACCCATCGGGGTGATCGTTGGCGATTTGGCCACCGATAACGACGCCCAGCGTCTGAAGAGTGCAGGGGCACGCTCTGTGCAGATCCAGACAGGCGATCTCTGCCATCTGGAGGCTGATCTGGTGGCTCGCGCCTTTGATCAGCTGGAGACCAGGGGGATGGATCTCTTGATGATCGAGAACGTCGGCAATCTCGTCTGCCCCACGGCTTTTGCGTTGGGGGAACACCTGCGGATCGCCTTGATCTCGGTCACCGAGGGTGAGGACAAACCCCTGAAATACCCGACCCTCTTCAAAAGTGTCGATGCAGTGCTGATCAACAAGATCGACCTGGAGGAGGTGGTGGGCTTTGATCGCCGCGCCGCCCTCGCCAATCTCAGGGACACGGCTCCCCAGGCAGAGGTCTTTGCCATCTCTGCTCGATCGGGAGTCGGGGTAGAGGCTGTCATGGCCTGGCTGCAGGATGAGCAGCGGAACTGA
- the hypF gene encoding carbamoyltransferase HypF codes for MSSGTEWALQLQLSGRVQGIGFRPAIHRRATRLGLGGWVANNTSGVILELHGSRPQLEVFLKQLLRDPPTHSRMDQVQPGWRQIPCGKRPFRIVPSQPSPGSSALIAPDLALCRACLAELLDPSNRRFGYPFISCAQCGPRYSLLQTLPFERDNTSFSAFPPCPTCAAEYANPEDRRFHAQTISCPACGPSLSWNQRIADYGEGLQAATQLLRAGGILALQGVGGFQLLADPTHGQALARLRSRKGRPEKPLALLSSRVALEEICRPSEPELELWQSPLAPIVLMRRSPDAGVDARVAGSSPWLGVMRPASGLQQLLLEHVDSPLVCTSANRSGEPIAADVNADEALLASLADGVLSHGLRIVNRIDDSVMRWAAGAPLVLRLGRGLAPLALPTQAQPCSAPVQLAVGAQVKGAFALQLKTHRVLSPDLGDLSSRCGAEHFESTSRTWMRRHAVTPRWIVSDRHRSYSSSAYAEHLSQSLPARRLQVQHHQAHLLAVMAEHGLSGAQCGLAWDGSGLGDDGTIWGGEALELEGDGYRRVATLRSFPLPGGERALREPRRAALGMLLEAYGPNWRARLQPLETPWWSAFPEADRALLEQSLVCGVNRHRCSSMGRLFDGFAALLGVQQTCSFEAQAAMALEGLATQALERGEASPTYPLPLEWSAAEGIWVWNWAPLLEAVLNGLGEHISPAALSLAFHQSLAQAVVNLAQSQGVDQLLLAGGCFQNKLLLERCVLGLQQVGVRALWCQQLPCNDASLPIGQLLAVPQI; via the coding sequence ATGAGCAGCGGAACTGAGTGGGCGCTGCAGCTGCAGCTCAGTGGGCGGGTGCAGGGCATTGGGTTTCGCCCGGCCATCCATCGCAGGGCCACACGACTGGGGCTGGGTGGCTGGGTCGCTAACAACACAAGCGGCGTGATCCTGGAGCTGCATGGCTCGAGGCCTCAACTCGAGGTGTTTCTCAAACAGCTGCTGAGGGATCCCCCAACACACAGTCGGATGGACCAGGTGCAGCCGGGTTGGCGGCAGATCCCCTGCGGCAAGCGACCGTTCCGGATTGTGCCCTCCCAGCCGTCACCGGGTTCCTCGGCACTGATCGCACCAGATCTGGCCCTCTGCAGGGCATGCCTGGCCGAGCTTCTGGATCCGAGCAACCGACGCTTCGGCTATCCCTTCATCAGTTGCGCCCAGTGCGGACCGCGCTACAGCCTCCTGCAGACGTTGCCGTTTGAGCGGGACAACACCAGCTTCTCCGCCTTCCCGCCGTGCCCCACCTGCGCTGCGGAATACGCCAATCCCGAGGACCGCCGCTTTCATGCTCAGACGATTAGCTGCCCGGCCTGCGGACCAAGCCTGAGCTGGAACCAAAGGATTGCGGACTACGGGGAAGGCCTGCAGGCCGCGACGCAGCTACTGCGGGCAGGCGGCATCCTCGCCCTGCAGGGGGTCGGTGGCTTTCAACTCCTGGCTGATCCAACCCACGGCCAAGCGTTGGCCAGGCTGCGGAGCAGAAAGGGGCGGCCTGAAAAACCCCTGGCCCTACTGAGCAGCAGAGTAGCGCTCGAGGAGATCTGTCGACCATCAGAGCCTGAACTGGAGCTCTGGCAGTCCCCTCTCGCCCCGATCGTGCTGATGCGCCGTAGCCCTGATGCTGGTGTGGATGCACGGGTGGCGGGATCAAGTCCCTGGTTGGGGGTGATGCGCCCGGCCAGTGGCTTGCAACAGCTCTTGCTCGAGCACGTTGATTCCCCCTTGGTCTGCACCAGCGCCAATCGTTCCGGGGAGCCGATTGCGGCCGATGTCAACGCCGATGAGGCCTTGCTCGCCTCCCTGGCGGATGGTGTGCTGAGTCATGGATTGCGCATCGTCAACCGCATCGACGACAGCGTGATGCGCTGGGCCGCCGGTGCCCCCCTAGTGCTGCGGCTCGGGCGTGGTCTCGCGCCCCTCGCCCTTCCAACCCAAGCCCAGCCATGCTCCGCTCCGGTGCAACTGGCCGTGGGTGCACAAGTCAAAGGTGCTTTTGCGCTACAGCTGAAGACGCATCGGGTGTTGAGCCCCGATCTTGGTGATCTCTCCAGTCGCTGCGGTGCCGAGCATTTCGAGAGCACTAGCCGCACCTGGATGCGGCGCCACGCCGTCACTCCAAGGTGGATTGTGAGTGATCGCCACCGGAGCTACAGCTCCAGTGCCTACGCCGAACACCTCAGCCAGTCCCTTCCAGCGAGGCGACTGCAGGTGCAGCATCACCAGGCCCATCTGCTGGCGGTGATGGCCGAACACGGCCTGAGCGGAGCGCAATGCGGACTGGCCTGGGATGGATCTGGACTTGGAGATGACGGCACGATCTGGGGCGGGGAAGCCCTGGAGCTTGAAGGCGACGGCTACCGGCGGGTCGCCACCCTTCGCTCATTCCCATTGCCAGGAGGCGAGCGCGCCCTACGGGAACCGCGAAGGGCGGCCCTGGGGATGCTGCTGGAGGCCTATGGACCCAACTGGCGAGCCAGGCTGCAGCCACTGGAGACGCCCTGGTGGTCCGCATTCCCTGAGGCGGATCGTGCGCTACTGGAACAGAGCCTGGTCTGCGGTGTGAATCGCCATCGCTGCTCCAGCATGGGGCGGCTGTTTGATGGCTTCGCGGCCTTGCTTGGGGTGCAGCAAACCTGCAGCTTCGAGGCCCAGGCGGCGATGGCACTCGAGGGGTTGGCGACCCAGGCACTGGAGAGGGGAGAGGCCTCGCCGACTTACCCCCTGCCGCTGGAGTGGTCTGCCGCTGAAGGGATCTGGGTGTGGAACTGGGCGCCACTGCTCGAGGCCGTTCTGAATGGCTTGGGGGAGCACATCTCCCCGGCCGCGCTCTCACTGGCGTTTCACCAAAGCCTGGCCCAGGCGGTCGTGAACCTGGCGCAGTCCCAGGGCGTTGATCAACTGCTTCTGGCGGGGGGCTGCTTCCAGAACAAGTTGCTCTTGGAACGTTGCGTTCTGGGCCTGCAACAGGTCGGTGTCCGTGCGCTTTGGTGTCAGCAACTGCCCTGCAATGACGCCAGCCTCCCGATCGGTCAGCTGCTGGCTGTGCCGCAGATCTGA
- a CDS encoding HypC/HybG/HupF family hydrogenase formation chaperone yields MCLAVAGELVSSNHHPDPLWRVGDVSFAGVLRQVSLACVPTAQIGDQLLVHVGVALKVMEPER; encoded by the coding sequence ATGTGCCTGGCCGTCGCTGGTGAGTTAGTCAGCAGCAATCACCACCCCGACCCCCTCTGGCGTGTGGGGGATGTTTCCTTTGCAGGGGTCCTGCGCCAGGTCAGCCTGGCCTGCGTCCCGACGGCTCAGATCGGGGACCAGCTGCTGGTGCATGTCGGGGTGGCTCTGAAGGTGATGGAGCCGGAGCGATGA
- the hypD gene encoding hydrogenase formation protein HypD, with protein sequence MSECVALLEQIRGCCSQRWTVMEVCGGQTHALLRHGLDRLLEDSIELIHGPGCPVCVTDSERIDQAIALVKKPEVTLCSYGDMLRVPGSDGSNLLGCRSEGADVRVIYSPLDVLEIARRETDRQVVFLAVGFETTAPATGLLVQQAHKQRLTNLRLLMAHVRVAPALDQLLGDPACTVQGLLAAGHVCAVMGEAEYVDLAAQHRRPIVMTGFSPEALLRGILCCIKQLEEGRHDLRNAYEAVVDQGGNRDARRLIETVFEPVDRVWRGLGVIGKGGYRLRDPYSALAMEPEELDGQPYGNGQCPSGQVLRGLMRPGECPSFGDACTPAHPLGAPMVSSEGACAAYFRFHH encoded by the coding sequence ATGAGTGAATGCGTCGCTTTGCTCGAGCAAATACGGGGCTGCTGCAGCCAGCGCTGGACAGTGATGGAGGTCTGCGGCGGTCAGACCCATGCCCTACTGCGCCATGGGCTGGATCGGCTGCTGGAGGACTCGATCGAGCTGATCCACGGGCCTGGCTGCCCGGTCTGTGTGACAGACAGCGAACGCATTGATCAGGCCATTGCTTTGGTCAAAAAGCCTGAGGTCACGCTCTGCTCCTACGGCGACATGCTTCGAGTGCCTGGTAGCGATGGGAGCAATCTGCTGGGGTGCCGATCGGAAGGTGCCGATGTACGCGTGATCTACTCCCCCCTTGATGTGCTGGAGATCGCAAGGCGGGAAACGGATCGTCAGGTGGTGTTTCTGGCGGTGGGCTTTGAGACCACGGCCCCCGCGACGGGCCTACTGGTTCAACAGGCCCATAAGCAGAGGCTCACGAATCTTCGACTGTTGATGGCCCATGTCCGGGTTGCGCCAGCACTGGATCAATTGCTCGGGGACCCGGCCTGCACTGTGCAGGGCTTACTGGCTGCTGGACACGTCTGTGCGGTCATGGGAGAGGCTGAGTACGTGGATCTGGCGGCGCAACACAGACGCCCGATCGTGATGACTGGGTTCAGCCCGGAGGCATTGCTACGAGGGATTTTGTGCTGCATCAAGCAGCTGGAGGAAGGACGCCATGACCTCAGGAATGCCTACGAGGCGGTCGTCGATCAGGGGGGGAACAGGGACGCTCGCCGGTTGATTGAGACCGTCTTTGAACCCGTCGACAGGGTGTGGCGAGGTCTCGGGGTCATCGGCAAAGGCGGATATCGGTTGCGTGACCCTTATTCAGCTCTGGCGATGGAGCCGGAGGAGCTGGACGGACAGCCCTACGGCAATGGGCAATGCCCAAGTGGTCAGGTTCTCAGGGGCTTGATGCGGCCAGGCGAGTGTCCAAGCTTTGGAGACGCCTGCACTCCCGCTCACCCATTGGGGGCACCGATGGTCTCAAGCGAGGGGGCCTGTGCCGCCTATTTCAGGTTTCATCACTGA
- the hypE gene encoding hydrogenase expression/formation protein HypE, which yields MRELITELVVPKLGHQKNVLHDAALLYTPGPQLAFSTDSYVVRPLFFPGGDIGRLAVYGSVNDLAMAGARPLALSLSLIIEEGLEVDCLARVIDSVGEACRGIGVEVITGDTKVVERGKGDGLFINSTAIGVVEHPLNISPSAIRPGDAVIVSGDLGRHGVAVLSARAELGLRSPIESDLACLLEPVMELLAAGVELHCLRDLTRGGLASASDEIARSGQCTLQLEQQRIPVHPSVNAACEVLGLDPIAMANEGRMLVICPAGQVGLALTVLQRYQPEAARVGTVGKRWADGSSLDVRYPVSLISELGVNCPVVLAEGEQIPRIC from the coding sequence ATGCGGGAGCTGATCACCGAGTTGGTGGTGCCAAAGCTCGGCCACCAGAAGAACGTCCTGCATGATGCGGCACTCCTCTACACACCCGGCCCGCAACTGGCGTTCAGCACAGACTCCTATGTGGTGAGGCCCTTGTTCTTCCCCGGGGGAGACATCGGACGACTTGCGGTCTATGGAAGCGTGAACGACCTGGCCATGGCGGGGGCAAGACCACTCGCCCTGAGCCTGTCGCTGATCATCGAGGAGGGTCTTGAAGTCGACTGTCTGGCTCGGGTGATCGATTCAGTGGGCGAGGCCTGCCGAGGCATCGGCGTGGAGGTGATCACCGGAGACACAAAGGTGGTGGAACGGGGAAAGGGTGATGGGTTGTTCATCAACAGCACAGCCATTGGAGTGGTGGAACACCCGCTGAACATCAGTCCAAGCGCCATCAGGCCAGGTGATGCCGTCATCGTCAGTGGCGACCTTGGGCGCCACGGAGTAGCCGTGCTGTCGGCGCGCGCTGAGTTGGGTTTGAGGAGCCCAATCGAGAGTGATCTGGCCTGCCTGCTGGAGCCGGTGATGGAGCTACTGGCAGCCGGAGTGGAGCTGCACTGCCTTCGTGATCTGACGAGGGGGGGCTTGGCGAGTGCAAGCGATGAGATCGCAAGAAGTGGTCAGTGCACCCTGCAGCTCGAGCAGCAGCGCATTCCAGTGCATCCAAGCGTGAACGCGGCCTGCGAGGTCCTTGGGCTCGATCCAATAGCAATGGCGAACGAGGGTCGGATGCTGGTGATCTGCCCTGCCGGGCAGGTGGGTCTTGCCTTGACGGTGCTTCAGCGATATCAACCAGAAGCAGCAAGGGTTGGCACGGTTGGAAAGAGATGGGCCGATGGATCATCTCTAGACGTGCGCTATCCGGTCAGCTTGATCAGCGAGCTGGGGGTGAATTGCCCAGTGGTTCTCGCTGAAGGGGAGCAGATACCGAGAATCTGTTGA
- a CDS encoding HAMP domain-containing sensor histidine kinase yields MSAAGLRGTAKNGWGITGVLLGTSVLVHTQVDSRYLSDFALRSPPWAFLVAVAGILVLNHWQESLLLIASMGMQGSFLITQEIDLTQNEWTLLVLRRLVLDAVCIWAAYLRSQLEQKHSEQVKQQGRLQSKLEQSLRASILAHEIRQPLSHVIIECKLLCFRTAQKSDLPTKVRTEIRQIQQSAEEVDQLVGTVTRLLREDKKSFETVDVTSLVENRLKRWKHKEENTKIDIEFKRSMNHQCVHGDKDQLLIAVDNLLKNASDAANKNYRRKRRIQVSVTRKRGNVLLQVADSGKGLPSKRSQELLLESKGDSGMGVGILCVETIALGHSGELILGSSKQLGGAQICLSLPANPCAPSANNDKAWQSEQVQNH; encoded by the coding sequence ATGTCTGCGGCAGGGCTACGGGGAACAGCTAAAAACGGCTGGGGAATAACAGGGGTTCTTCTTGGCACATCGGTACTGGTACACACCCAGGTCGACAGCCGTTACCTGAGTGACTTCGCTCTGCGATCACCGCCATGGGCGTTCTTGGTAGCAGTTGCAGGGATATTGGTGCTGAACCATTGGCAGGAAAGCCTTCTCCTGATTGCGTCCATGGGCATGCAAGGATCGTTCCTGATCACTCAGGAAATCGACCTAACGCAAAACGAATGGACTCTGTTGGTCCTGCGCCGGCTTGTATTGGACGCGGTGTGCATCTGGGCTGCATATTTGAGAAGCCAACTGGAGCAGAAGCACTCCGAGCAGGTGAAGCAGCAAGGCCGCCTGCAATCAAAGCTGGAGCAAAGCCTGAGAGCCTCAATACTTGCTCATGAAATACGGCAACCGCTGAGTCACGTAATTATTGAGTGCAAATTACTGTGCTTCCGCACAGCACAGAAATCTGATTTACCAACAAAAGTCAGAACAGAGATCAGACAAATCCAGCAAAGCGCCGAGGAGGTCGATCAGCTGGTGGGAACAGTCACACGCCTATTGCGAGAGGACAAGAAGAGTTTCGAAACAGTCGACGTAACAAGTTTGGTTGAAAACCGCTTAAAAAGGTGGAAGCACAAAGAAGAGAATACCAAGATCGATATTGAGTTCAAACGCAGCATGAACCATCAATGTGTACACGGGGACAAGGATCAGCTCCTAATAGCGGTCGATAATCTACTGAAGAATGCAAGCGATGCCGCCAATAAGAACTACAGACGAAAACGTAGGATTCAAGTCTCGGTTACTCGAAAGAGAGGCAATGTCCTGTTGCAGGTCGCCGATAGCGGGAAGGGACTGCCAAGCAAGAGAAGTCAGGAACTACTCCTTGAGAGCAAGGGCGACAGTGGGATGGGCGTTGGAATTTTGTGTGTAGAGACAATTGCTTTAGGGCACAGCGGGGAGCTCATCCTGGGCAGCTCCAAACAACTTGGCGGTGCACAGATATGCCTGAGTCTTCCAGCTAATCCATGTGCCCCCAGCGCCAACAACGATAAAGCGTGGCAATCCGAACAAGTTCAGAACCACTGA
- a CDS encoding response regulator transcription factor yields the protein MDVIVLDDHQMVGQAIAGILSEVAGFNVLGVSCTVDTACDLIRASPPDLLVIDVQLGGDSYRPAADLLLQLNPNAALLFVTALAEEFLAPTDLQPFTIGIVNKSQAWDSMLEVLQSWWRHRTDDLYLPLPGCEQHLRAITTLSPREQRVIEALGRGLLNKEIAVELNLSLATVETYRKGVASKLGISGSELVRIATLYRCWRWGHMD from the coding sequence GGTCGCTGGCTTTAATGTTCTCGGGGTTAGCTGTACCGTTGATACTGCCTGCGATCTGATTCGCGCCTCTCCTCCAGATCTTCTTGTTATTGATGTCCAGCTTGGTGGCGATTCCTACCGCCCCGCTGCGGACCTCTTGCTTCAGCTTAATCCCAACGCGGCGCTCCTTTTTGTGACTGCCCTGGCCGAAGAGTTTCTGGCGCCAACGGATCTACAGCCTTTCACAATCGGCATTGTCAATAAGTCACAGGCTTGGGACTCCATGCTCGAGGTTCTCCAGTCATGGTGGCGCCACCGAACGGATGATCTCTATTTGCCTTTGCCGGGATGCGAGCAGCATCTTAGGGCGATCACTACCTTGAGCCCCAGGGAGCAGCGTGTCATCGAGGCCCTCGGCCGAGGCCTCCTTAATAAGGAAATAGCAGTAGAGCTCAATCTGTCATTGGCTACCGTTGAGACTTATCGTAAAGGTGTTGCTTCTAAGCTCGGAATCAGTGGTTCTGAACTTGTTCGGATTGCCACGCTTTATCGTTGTTGGCGCTGGGGGCACATGGATTAG